One window of the Desulfonatronum thiosulfatophilum genome contains the following:
- the argJ gene encoding bifunctional glutamate N-acetyltransferase/amino-acid acetyltransferase ArgJ, with amino-acid sequence MIAVPKGFDFTVAAAGFKYAQRNDLTVLRSDTPCVWAAMLTRNLFQAAPVLVVKEMLAADRPVRAVVVNAGQANACTGEQGLEDCRNTLSMTARTLHLAPEELLPASTGVIGDRIKMDLWEQALAKLDAGLGEASALDAARAIMTTDKYPKMAWRSLELSGKEIRILGMAKGAGMICPNMATMLGFIICDAGVDQNWWRQAVAVAVEHSFNRITVDGDTSTNDCVFALANSRAGMVEEKKELTLLAKALAEVCAELAGLIVQDAEGGTKIIHVRVSGAKSVRQAELAARAVGHSPLVKTAMYGQDPNWGRIVAALGRSGADFDPNQVSVALAGQTIFHLGAPVAMDWDNLLAAALCRQEVHMDISLGGGQGKYTLLASDFTEEYIRINAKYRT; translated from the coding sequence ATGATCGCCGTTCCAAAAGGGTTTGACTTCACGGTGGCCGCGGCCGGCTTCAAATACGCCCAGCGCAATGATTTGACCGTCCTGCGCAGCGACACGCCGTGCGTCTGGGCCGCCATGCTGACCCGCAACCTGTTTCAGGCCGCTCCCGTGCTGGTGGTCAAGGAAATGCTGGCTGCCGATCGACCGGTCCGGGCCGTGGTGGTCAACGCCGGGCAGGCCAATGCCTGCACCGGAGAACAAGGTCTGGAAGACTGCCGAAACACCCTGAGCATGACCGCCCGAACCTTGCACTTGGCCCCGGAAGAACTTCTGCCCGCCTCAACCGGCGTGATCGGGGACCGCATCAAAATGGATCTTTGGGAGCAGGCCCTGGCGAAACTGGACGCCGGCCTGGGCGAGGCGTCGGCTTTGGATGCGGCCCGAGCGATAATGACCACGGACAAGTATCCGAAAATGGCTTGGCGAAGCCTGGAACTTTCCGGAAAGGAGATCCGCATTCTGGGCATGGCCAAGGGTGCGGGCATGATCTGTCCGAACATGGCAACCATGCTCGGATTCATCATTTGCGACGCCGGGGTGGACCAGAACTGGTGGCGGCAGGCCGTGGCCGTGGCCGTGGAGCACAGCTTCAACCGGATCACCGTGGACGGCGATACCAGTACCAATGACTGCGTATTTGCTTTGGCCAACAGCCGGGCCGGGATGGTCGAGGAGAAGAAAGAATTGACGCTGCTGGCCAAGGCCCTGGCTGAAGTCTGCGCGGAACTGGCCGGACTCATTGTCCAGGACGCCGAGGGCGGAACCAAGATCATCCATGTCCGGGTCAGCGGAGCCAAAAGCGTGCGTCAGGCGGAATTGGCCGCCCGGGCCGTGGGGCATTCCCCCCTGGTGAAAACAGCCATGTACGGCCAGGATCCCAACTGGGGCCGCATCGTGGCAGCCCTGGGCCGCAGCGGCGCGGATTTCGATCCCAACCAAGTCAGCGTAGCCCTGGCCGGACAGACCATCTTTCACCTCGGCGCTCCGGTGGCCATGGATTGGGACAACCTGCTGGCCGCCGCATTGTGCCGCCAGGAAGTGCATATGGACATCTCCCTTGGCGGCGGCCAGGGCAAATACACGCTCCTGGCCTCCGACTTCACGGAGGAATATATTCGGATCAACGCCAAGTATCGGACGTAG
- the lgt gene encoding prolipoprotein diacylglyceryl transferase, with protein MIHPKIDPVAFTIGPLEVRWYGLMYLIGFLAAWILGHIRAKKPGSGWNTQELPDLITFCALGLLLGARLGYVLFYDFATFINHPLEIVKIWKGGMSFHGGLIGVMIAIWYFGLRTKRSFFQVADFVAPLAPIGIFAGRIGNFINGELWGRVTDVPWAMIFADPNAGFVPRHPSQLYQAFLEGLVLFVVLWSFSAKPRPPMAVSGLFALLYGVFRFSVEFFREPDAHLGFVALDWMSMGQVLSLPMIAIGALLLWLAYRKR; from the coding sequence GTGATCCATCCTAAAATTGATCCCGTGGCGTTTACCATTGGGCCTTTGGAGGTCCGGTGGTATGGCTTGATGTATCTGATCGGCTTTCTTGCTGCCTGGATTCTGGGCCATATCCGGGCAAAAAAGCCGGGGTCCGGGTGGAATACTCAGGAATTGCCGGATTTGATAACGTTCTGCGCCCTGGGGCTGCTCCTGGGAGCCCGATTGGGCTATGTGCTTTTTTATGACTTTGCGACCTTCATCAACCATCCCCTGGAGATCGTCAAAATCTGGAAGGGGGGAATGTCCTTTCATGGCGGTTTGATCGGTGTGATGATCGCCATCTGGTATTTCGGCCTGCGCACCAAGCGCAGTTTTTTTCAGGTCGCGGATTTCGTTGCTCCCTTGGCCCCAATCGGGATTTTTGCCGGACGGATCGGGAATTTCATCAACGGCGAGCTTTGGGGCAGGGTAACCGACGTGCCCTGGGCCATGATCTTCGCCGACCCGAATGCGGGCTTCGTGCCTCGTCACCCCTCCCAGTTGTATCAGGCATTTCTGGAAGGCCTGGTGCTGTTTGTCGTGCTCTGGTCCTTTTCAGCCAAACCCCGTCCACCCATGGCCGTATCCGGCCTGTTTGCCCTGCTGTACGGCGTATTTCGATTCAGCGTGGAATTTTTCCGGGAACCGGACGCCCATCTCGGTTTTGTGGCCTTGGACTGGATGAGCATGGGACAGGTTTTATCCTTGCCCATGATCGCGATTGGCGCTCTGTTGCTGTGGTTGGCGTACCGGAAACGATAG
- a CDS encoding acyl-CoA thioesterase, translating to MQQTSSPETSITIAIQMLPQDANPYGSIHGGIIMKHIDTAAGIVAIRHVRGNAVTASIDRLDFHYPAYVGDLLMLKASINLVGRSSMEVGVRVEAENLLTGEVRHTASAYLTFVALDKKGRPTLARPYHPTTPEQIHRHEEAKIRRKMRLAEKNRERKAAKLP from the coding sequence ATGCAGCAAACCAGTTCGCCAGAAACATCCATCACCATTGCAATTCAGATGCTTCCTCAGGATGCCAACCCCTACGGCAGCATTCACGGCGGGATCATCATGAAGCATATCGACACGGCAGCGGGTATCGTCGCCATTCGCCATGTGCGGGGAAATGCCGTGACCGCGTCCATCGACCGGTTGGATTTCCATTATCCGGCCTATGTGGGCGACCTGCTGATGCTCAAGGCCAGCATCAATCTGGTGGGCAGATCGTCCATGGAAGTCGGCGTCCGGGTCGAAGCGGAAAATCTCCTGACAGGCGAAGTCCGCCACACCGCGTCAGCCTATCTGACCTTCGTCGCCCTGGACAAGAAAGGGCGCCCCACCCTGGCCAGGCCGTATCATCCGACAACTCCGGAACAGATTCATCGCCACGAAGAAGCCAAGATTCGCAGGAAAATGCGCCTTGCGGAAAAAAACAGGGAACGAAAAGCCGCAAAACTTCCTTGA
- the yihA gene encoding ribosome biogenesis GTP-binding protein YihA/YsxC has protein sequence MTSPDTLEKTRHTTVSLEKTIYTLGQMEKIPEPQIALAGRSNVGKSSLLNCMTNRKKLAKISSVPGKTRSLNYYLVQPGNFYLVDLPGYGYAKRPKSERNVWGNVMEHFFTRNKSLVGLILILDCRLPPQTMDMELVAMAQAISVPLLPVLTKADKCNQRERTVTHRAWVDVLGPDADPLFFSSKSRQGRAQLWNEIHNLVQAVTSDLEQAPTDTL, from the coding sequence ATGACAAGTCCGGACACTCTCGAAAAAACGCGGCACACCACCGTCAGCCTGGAGAAAACCATCTACACGCTGGGCCAGATGGAAAAGATCCCCGAACCGCAAATCGCACTGGCCGGACGTTCCAATGTGGGCAAATCATCCCTCTTGAACTGCATGACCAACAGGAAAAAACTTGCCAAGATCAGTTCCGTTCCGGGTAAAACACGGAGCCTGAACTACTATCTAGTCCAGCCCGGGAATTTCTACCTGGTGGACCTCCCGGGCTACGGGTACGCCAAACGCCCAAAAAGCGAACGTAACGTCTGGGGAAATGTCATGGAACATTTTTTCACCAGAAACAAGAGCTTGGTCGGCCTGATCTTGATCCTGGACTGCCGTCTGCCGCCCCAGACGATGGATATGGAACTCGTGGCCATGGCCCAGGCCATTTCGGTTCCGTTGCTGCCGGTACTCACCAAGGCGGACAAATGCAATCAGCGCGAACGAACCGTGACCCACCGTGCCTGGGTGGATGTTCTCGGCCCGGATGCCGATCCCCTTTTCTTTTCCTCCAAAAGCCGCCAGGGCCGCGCGCAGCTCTGGAACGAAATTCATAACCTGGTCCAGGCGGTGACATCGGATCTGGAACAAGCCCCGACGGATACACTCTGA
- a CDS encoding L-serine ammonia-lyase, iron-sulfur-dependent, subunit alpha, translating to MQSLRELYRYGMGPSSSHTMGPRRAAEQFRSRHPQAAAVRVTLYGSLSLTGRGHLTDQAVAQGLQPLRCEVVWSEEFLPFHPNGMHFQALDGDGAVVGDWTVFSIGGGELRNADQKDSETPRLYSQTSMQEILDWACSRGKPFWALAETTEGADLWDHLGFVWVKMQEAIAAGLDEEGSLPGGLNLQRKARGFLTRTKQLRRSASRTGLLSSYALAVAEHNAGGGFVITAPTCGSCGIVPAVLFYLQKELGLEEDYMLRALATAGLVGNVVKHNASISGADVGCQGEVGVACAMAAAAAAQLLGGSPHQIEYAAEMGLEHHLGLTCDPILGLVQVPCIERNCFAAIRALAAAEFAMLSDGRHLISFDQVVEAMQQTGHDLPSLYRETAQGGLAKVYQCSRPTA from the coding sequence GTGCAGTCACTGCGTGAACTGTATCGATATGGAATGGGGCCTTCCAGCAGCCACACCATGGGACCGCGCAGGGCCGCGGAGCAGTTTCGAAGCCGCCATCCCCAGGCCGCGGCAGTCCGGGTCACGCTGTACGGCAGTCTGAGCCTGACCGGACGCGGGCACCTGACCGACCAGGCCGTGGCGCAGGGGCTGCAGCCGTTGCGTTGCGAGGTGGTCTGGAGTGAGGAGTTTCTGCCGTTTCATCCCAATGGGATGCATTTTCAGGCTCTGGACGGTGATGGAGCTGTTGTGGGCGACTGGACAGTTTTCAGCATCGGCGGTGGGGAACTGCGCAACGCGGATCAAAAGGATTCCGAAACCCCGCGCCTCTACTCCCAGACCTCGATGCAGGAGATCCTGGATTGGGCCTGCTCGCGGGGCAAGCCGTTCTGGGCTCTGGCCGAAACCACCGAAGGCGCCGACCTGTGGGATCACCTGGGCTTCGTGTGGGTAAAAATGCAGGAAGCCATCGCAGCCGGTCTGGACGAGGAGGGTTCCTTGCCCGGGGGGCTGAACCTGCAACGCAAGGCCAGGGGGTTTCTGACCCGAACAAAGCAACTGCGACGCAGCGCCAGCCGGACTGGGTTGCTTTCCTCGTACGCATTGGCCGTCGCGGAGCATAATGCCGGGGGCGGATTCGTGATCACAGCGCCCACCTGCGGATCCTGCGGCATTGTGCCGGCAGTGCTGTTTTATCTGCAGAAGGAACTCGGTCTTGAGGAGGACTACATGCTCAGGGCGTTGGCCACGGCCGGACTTGTGGGCAATGTGGTCAAGCACAACGCTTCCATTTCCGGCGCGGACGTGGGCTGTCAGGGTGAAGTGGGAGTGGCCTGCGCCATGGCCGCGGCTGCCGCTGCCCAACTGCTGGGCGGCTCGCCGCACCAGATCGAGTATGCCGCGGAAATGGGCCTGGAGCACCATCTCGGCTTGACCTGTGATCCGATCCTGGGGCTGGTCCAGGTACCTTGCATCGAGCGCAACTGCTTTGCCGCCATTCGGGCCCTGGCCGCGGCGGAGTTTGCCATGCTTTCCGACGGGCGGCACCTGATCAGTTTTGATCAGGTCGTGGAAGCCATGCAGCAAACCGGACACGACCTCCCCAGCCTCTACCGTGAAACGGCCCAGGGCGGCCTGGCCAAAGTCTATCAGTGCTCAAGGCCGACAGCATAA